Proteins co-encoded in one Salvelinus sp. IW2-2015 unplaced genomic scaffold, ASM291031v2 Un_scaffold5461, whole genome shotgun sequence genomic window:
- the LOC112078256 gene encoding uncharacterized protein gives MLMYYIISGGHHPFGKGIHCEVNIFQGKYTLEHVEDEVAKDLIEWMINEDPEKRPTVZDTLAHPYFWPEERRVEYLRKIGNEKEAENCRKADPRLLHALDQCAEGRSFTNWKSKMPPELMDKLDGKKKAYPDNALGLLRFIRNLHEH, from the exons ATGTTAATGTATTACAtcatctctggtggacatcaTCCATTTGGCAAAGGCATCCATTGTGAAGTTAACATTTTTCAAGGGAAATACACACTGGAACATGTTGAGGATGAAGTGGCCAAGGACCTCATTGAGTGGATGATCAATGAAGACCCAGAGAAGAGACCTACAGTGSAGGACACACTGGCCCACCCATACTTCTGGccagaggagag GAGAGTGGAGTACTTACGAAAAATTGGTAACGAGAAGGAAGCAGAGAACTGTCGCAAAGCAGACCCAAGACTCCTTCATGCTTTGGACCAGTGTGCTGAGGGGAGGTCCTTCACAAATTGGAAGTCCAAA ATGCCGCCTGAGTTGATGGACAAGTTAGATGGTAAAAAGAAGGCCTACCCAGACAACGCATTGGGTTTGTTGCGCTTCATACGCAACCTTCATGAGCACTAG